The proteins below come from a single Nostoc sp. KVJ3 genomic window:
- a CDS encoding NHLP bacteriocin system secretion protein produces MSVSQKENEKNQLFRQESLERLSSPERLDQLMRVVDPKSWIPLATLGSLSIVALVWSIFGRIPITVDGVGVLVYPSTVVPLQSKSSGQLVDLKIKQGDIVKKGDILATIDQVDLREQLQLARGKLEQLQMQHGQAKLLQLKRRDGEIKTIEEQRQTLQQRLQMMKNLTPLLKEKGLMSIRIERENQTTHLETLQGLIPTFKTRLENRQMLFKEGAIPDDTLLQSRQEYLNNMASIDEAKSQLKQLDVKEAEAIQQYLSNLNEIKNVQSQLQELDSKQTTLAQQDLETSTGRKREMQDVHREVTRLEQQIKSNSQIVSPHSGRILEVTINPGQVIQEGTRIANINTENRPEKLVGITYFPVENGKKIQSGMKIQITPQTVKRERFGGIVGTVTDVSPFPITTEAAANVVGNPQIIAGLVSEKQPVVIQVSATLEPDSQTFSNYKWSSSQGPKMTISAGTTTSVRVKVEERAPITFVFPILRSISGIY; encoded by the coding sequence ATGAGCGTTTCACAGAAAGAAAATGAAAAGAATCAACTTTTCCGCCAGGAGTCTTTAGAGCGTTTATCTTCTCCTGAAAGACTAGACCAACTAATGCGCGTAGTCGATCCTAAAAGTTGGATACCACTAGCTACTTTGGGTTCTTTATCAATAGTTGCTTTAGTTTGGAGTATTTTTGGACGTATTCCTATTACAGTCGATGGGGTTGGAGTCCTAGTTTATCCTAGTACTGTTGTTCCTCTCCAGTCAAAATCTTCGGGGCAATTGGTAGATTTAAAAATCAAACAAGGAGATATAGTCAAAAAGGGAGATATATTAGCAACAATCGATCAAGTTGATCTCCGCGAACAGCTACAGCTTGCACGAGGAAAGTTAGAACAGTTACAAATGCAACACGGACAAGCCAAGTTACTTCAACTCAAGCGCAGAGATGGGGAAATAAAGACGATTGAAGAACAACGTCAAACTCTACAGCAAAGACTGCAAATGATGAAGAATTTGACTCCTCTTTTAAAAGAGAAAGGGTTGATGTCAATTCGGATTGAGCGTGAGAATCAAACAACACACTTGGAAACACTTCAAGGGCTAATTCCTACGTTTAAAACTAGATTGGAAAATCGCCAGATGCTTTTTAAGGAAGGGGCAATTCCTGATGATACATTGCTACAATCTCGCCAAGAATATTTAAATAATATGGCTAGCATCGATGAAGCTAAATCTCAGTTGAAGCAACTCGATGTCAAGGAAGCAGAGGCTATACAACAATATTTATCAAATCTGAATGAAATCAAAAATGTTCAAAGTCAATTACAAGAACTGGATAGTAAGCAAACTACTTTAGCTCAACAAGATTTAGAAACTTCGACGGGTCGGAAAAGAGAAATGCAAGATGTTCATAGAGAAGTTACACGACTTGAACAACAAATAAAGAGTAACAGTCAAATTGTCAGCCCACATTCGGGGCGAATTCTCGAAGTCACTATTAATCCAGGGCAAGTTATTCAGGAAGGAACTCGCATTGCCAATATTAATACGGAAAATCGACCAGAAAAGCTAGTGGGCATCACTTATTTTCCCGTTGAAAATGGCAAAAAAATTCAATCGGGGATGAAGATTCAAATCACGCCCCAAACTGTTAAGCGAGAACGTTTTGGTGGCATTGTCGGCACAGTTACGGATGTCTCTCCGTTTCCCATCACCACTGAGGCGGCTGCTAATGTAGTGGGCAATCCGCAAATAATTGCGGGGCTAGTTTCTGAAAAGCAACCGGTAGTGATTCAAGTATCTGCAACTCTAGAGCCGGATTCTCAGACTTTTAGTAATTATAAATGGTCTTCATCTCAAGGGCCAAAAATGACTATTTCTGCGGGAACTACGACATCTGTGCGAGTCAAGGTAGAAGAAAGAGCGCCAATTACTTTTGTCTTTCCGATTCTGAGGTCTATCAGTGGTATCTACTAA